CTAAATTCTCAAACAGTAGGGTTCACAAAGCCCTAATTTTctaaagctctgataccatgtaaaactcttaggtttaaGAGAATCAGAATACTTTATTCCATTcactaaagaaatatatatctACAAGTGTACAAAAGTGACCAAAGAAGGAAATCGTAGAAAAGAccataaaaggaaaatataacaaagatatttacaataataaaataaccttAATGTTGGAACTATAACAAATGTAAAATTCTTCGAGAACTATATAAAACTATTCAAACTACCTTTTCATCCTTTGGTTCTGGAAGAGCAACCTGCTCTAAACTTTGCTGCAGTTCTAAGCGATTTTGAGCATTTTTAAACATATATCCAGTCATCATTACACTGTACATGAGCTGTGCAAGATTTTCAGCAACCTGaaccaaatattaaaaattaaacatggtTGCatagtaaataatatttaaaagtcAAACCTGTTCTTACCAAATATCAATTGTACAACAAATATTTGGCCATTTCAGTGACTTTGAATGTAAGAGTTACACAACTAGTATATACGTACTGTGGTGACAGTAACTGCAAAAAACTGTGGAGGTAAAGTTCCAATCATATTTGTGACTGTTTGGCGCATTGCTTCAACGACCTAGAAAGGAACCGGAGAAGTATAAAATTATCAGAGAAAGTTATggaattgaaaatgaaagtaagCTAAATCCTGCATCAAAGAAATTGGTATTAATTCCAATGGAGATCCACCTGTTGTGGTGCCCTCTGAACAAACAATTCCATGAATTCTGGCTGGACATTTTTAACATATTCCAGCAGAATGTCTCTCCGAGTTTTTGGCTGTCAGTTACATAAAAGATATTCGAACAATTATAGAAAGTCAAATCTAGAAAACATAAAGGGaactaattatataatataacagcCATCAGGTTCATCAAGATgacgaaaaaaaaaacccatctAAATTAAACAGTACCACACCACTTAATATCTAGTATCTTGTAAAAGCTCTATAAGGAAATTGAATATAGCATCCACATTTTCAATGTTGTCAGTGATATGTAAAGAATATAATCTCACATCTATCTGCTAGGCTGTAATAGTTTGACCAAACCAGATTCATTTTGAAAAACGTTGACTCAGACCATTCCACTAAATATAGCAGAGAATATAGTACACCCAAAAACCTACATTACTTGAATGCTTCAAACAAAATCCAGTTTCAGTTGACATTTTAACAACATACCCATTTGACTATACAATCCATACGCAACAAGAAAAAGCAGAGAAGCTGATAGGGAGAAGGGAAAATACCAAAGTACCGTTGGGAGGCTTGGAATCGCCAGAGGCATCGGGATTGCCGCTCTTGGAAGAGTCGTAAGCACAGAGTCGCAACGAGACACCATTTCTCAGCTTCCTAGAGAAGGAAATTGGAGGAAAAGTACAGGAAGACGAAGAAGATGATGAGGGTAAAGGCaatttagtgggaggaaagaaGGGTTTAAGAGTCGACGAAGACATGGTAAAGCTCCGTTGTTGAAAAGTGTAAGGAGAAGAGATGGATTAAAGTAGCATATAAGTTGGCTCTATCGAAGAGTGAGCTCCGGAAATCTAAAGTGGTCTAATGAAAAATTATCGCCATTAGAGAAGGCTATAATGAAGCTATCGCTATTGCTAATGCAGCAGTAGCGCTTATGGAGTCGCACGAGAGCTGGGGTTCGCACGTTTACGATATTTCAGAATTCAGGCCTCCTTTCACTACCCCGTTGGAATTCCGTAATGAAGTTATAATCTCATGAAAAGCGTGTGCTGATGAATCGAATTGTGTTTGAATATTGAATGGGATCCACGTCTTTTTTGTTGATAATTTTATTTGAGTTTCCAAAATTTACCTTCACGGCATTGCACGAAACCATAAATCgtattgataaatttatattttggttTGCCCTCACACGTCATCCGTTATTATTGCACCATTTGGGTTGATAGGTAATGATGAGTGGTCTAAATGACTGTTATCATTGATccaatttttagggttttcagTCTACCATTAAATGGAATCGGAAATCTTATcgataaaaaaatttatcatcCCTGTTATTTATATtcatattttgcatgcatttgTTCACTACCAGGAAATGTTTATTTGTTAAGGAATACGGTAAGATTGatcaaacccaaaataaaatattttataaacaaaatacgtaggtttacatttttttttccaaaagatTGCTTTTTCATGGCGAATGGTGGTTCtcgaaaacaaaattaaaaaaaaaaaaagaaagaagaagaagaagaaaacaaaatacaCCCTATTCCGAGTCACTGAACATGATCACCAATGCCCGTCTTATTGGCCACCATCTTCCCATCAATAGGTCCTTCATCCACACAACGACATTTCATCCCTACATCTCTTCCACACTGCTTCTCTTTATTCTCCTCAGTCCTGCCTGGTGGTGGAAGGTCGTTGACAGAGCTAAGGGATGCCTGGGAAGGCCTGTTCACACTTGGCTGTGAAGGCTCCTTCTCGTCTTTTGGAGACAAAGTGAATGATAGATGGGGGGATTCATTGTCCAAACTTCCAAACCCCTTGGTAGCAGCGAAATATGAAGAGTCGTCCATGGATGACTCTGGTGTGGTTGCAGCAGTTGGTGGGGCTATTTAGTTCTAAACTAGACCATTGAGAAGTCGTTGGGTACTCGTATGAGTCAAAGTTGTTTTCTTTTGTCCaagaaaaatgtgaaaattttaCAGAATGGTAGTTGTATATATATAGTTCAAGGGGTGCATGGTTTGAGGGAGAAAGACGGAGGGACATCTGGTCTGTTTATTCGAAAATGACATGCCGCTTCACAAAACACTACATATTTACTGTtaccatttccatttccatttggGTTACCGTTGAAGTGAACCCAAGCGATAAGCATATATGTGTGACATCCATATGCGAACATGTAATGTAATAGTTACCGTTTGGTCATGATTAACTTAATTGAATGCATGTATTTAATTTGTGGATTAGTGACATTATGGTTCCCGATGTGCATCGACAGAAAATGATTAGAAGTCGTCAATTAATGTTCAGATTAGTTTATAAATAAACTGTAATGGAAATGGTAACCTTAAGGGTCACGAAAATGGTAAATATATGACGTTGCAATAGTTTGATCGTGTGTGTGTATAGTTCCATAACATTAAACATTCTTGGTAACACTTACTGAAG
This genomic window from Benincasa hispida cultivar B227 chromosome 4, ASM972705v1, whole genome shotgun sequence contains:
- the LOC120075615 gene encoding uncharacterized protein LOC120075615 — translated: MSSSTLKPFFPPTKLPLPSSSSSSSCTFPPISFSRKLRNGVSLRLCAYDSSKSGNPDASGDSKPPNGTLPKTRRDILLEYVKNVQPEFMELFVQRAPQQVVEAMRQTVTNMIGTLPPQFFAVTVTTVAENLAQLMYSVMMTGYMFKNAQNRLELQQSLEQVALPEPKDEKDDSNYAAGTQKNVTGEVIRWNNVSGPERIDAKRYIELLEAEIEELNRQVGRKSANGQNELLEYLKTLEPQNLKELTSSAGEDAVVAMNTFIKRLLVVSDPGQMKTSVTETTAPELAKLLYWLMVVGYSIRNIEVRFDMERILGSSPKLAELPPGEIV